In one window of Ptiloglossa arizonensis isolate GNS036 chromosome 5, iyPtiAriz1_principal, whole genome shotgun sequence DNA:
- the LOC143147401 gene encoding uncharacterized protein LOC143147401, producing MDVSSITRDERVDGIEKRSHEAERPPSPLHVARATIEYIHRVGYSFFFLTSLPPSTRTKARDERAVKTANSYMQTALHYATEICIFSRAICWPDSPFRRLSNRDIEAP from the coding sequence atggaTGTGTCTTCGATCACGAGGGACGAGAGGGTcgacggaatcgagaaacgatcgcacGAAGCGGAacgtcccccctcccctctccatGTGGCACGCGCGACGATCGAATATATTCATCGGGTCGGctactcctttttttttctcacgaGCCTGCCACCTTCGACCAGGACGAAAGCCCGTGACGAACGAGCCGTGAAAACGGCGAACAGCTATATGCAAACTGCACTGCATTACGCCACCGAGATCTGTATATTTAGTCGGGCAATTTGCTGGCCGGATTCACCCTTTCGGCGGTTGTCGAACCGTGACATCGAAGCACCGTAA
- the Kat80 gene encoding katanin p80 isoform X1 codes for MASSTKRSWKLQDFVAHTSNVNCLALGHKSGRVLVTGGDDKKVNLWAVGKQNCIMSLSGHTTSIECVKFGQTEDLVCAGSQTGALKIWDLEHAKLARTLTGHKAGIRCMDFHPYGELLASGSLDTAIKLWDIRRKGCIFTYKGHNRMVNSLKFSPDGQWIASAGEEGMVKLWDLRAGRQLREFSEHRGPATTVEFHPHEFLLASGSADRTVHFWDLESFQLVSSTDLTHSSAIRCLYFSQGGECLFAGCHDVLKVYGWEPGRTLDSVPTGWAKVQDIAVAQNQLIGASFHTANVVLYVCDLKKIAPLGGVSTSGSPFSHGNSLRKSFSRERPPELKKHTLDVRTIEEADKSGTDPEDEATFADIPNVTEYHDVFQPNRSLSRTPPPDPEAFQEPQDVDPTQPQILQTLSTSMSNLSTVEPEEVPPISSPSSPPPPAPTLSLTKPVPVRVQPIKSSPPVQRNSVTSTSQTKNLQANNGLGRVSKNLASIPPLRQSITLLPGKKISITSDVGTLPQPLGPQRSNSTLTPRVAPMAAVLPVMDDGKLKNRAPSPDSPKHYLKRQSSCRDGEQGYESDYPVQINSIRHSPSDPALNRPNSAQSRSTSLNRNFATSTSLSARNASTTTTTFAMKKSNKAQVPPNPKVDVRATQLRPNVENTEKEEFVPISADKPYGLDVETFLPNHFARSTAFGYPQMGVLNEMSEAEVLNSMMRGHESMMAVLTNRHRSLQIIYSLLHHKDLKAAVESAVAMNDLSVIVDLLGILTLKPTMWNLDLCNSLLGPIADLLQSKYEMYITVGSTALRLILRNFASVIKSNVEAPLHTIGVDVSREERYHKCMSCYEKLSTIRGILLKKQSTPGKLGASFRELSALVRSLE; via the exons ATGGCTTCGTCCACGAAGAGGTCATGGAAACTCC AGGATTTTGTTGCCCATACGTCCAACGTCAATTGCCTGGCATTAGGTCACAAGTCTGGACGTGTTTTGGTCACTGGCGGCGATGACAAGAAAGTGAATCTATGGGCAGTCGGGAAGCAGAATTGTATTATG AGCCTGAGCGGTCATACCACATCAATAGAATGTGTAAAATTTGGACAAACAGAGGATTTAGTATGTGCTGGCTCGCAAACTGGAGCTTTAAAAATTTGGGATTTGGAACATGCCAAATTAGCTCGCACATTAACAGGACACAAAGCAGGCATACGTTGTATGGATTTTCATCCTTATGGGGAGCTGTTGGCATCTGGTAGCTTAGACACTGCAATCAAATTGTGGGACATCAGGAGAAAAGGTTGTATCTTCACGTACAAAGGGCACAATAGGATGGTGAATAGTTTAAAATTTAGTCCTGATGGCCAGTGGATTGCCAGTGCAGGGGAAGAAGGAATGGTCAAG TTGTGGGATTTAAGAGCCGGTAGACAGCTTAGAGAATTCTCAGAACACAGAGGTCCAGCAACAACGGTAGAATTTCATCCTCATGAATTCTTATTAGCCAGTGGCAGTGCAGATAGAACAGTTCATTTTTGGGACTTGGAATCATTTCAACTTGTATCATCTACAGACCTGACTCACTCTTCAGCAATTCG GTGCCTCTATTTTAGTCAAGGTGGAGAATGTCTTTTTGCTGGTTGCCATGATGTGTTAAAAGTATATGGTTGGGAACCAGGTCGGACATTAGATTCTGTACCAACTGGCTGGGCAAAGGTACAGGATATAGCTGTGGCCCAGAACCAACTG ATTGGTGCAAGTTTTCATACTGCCAATGTTGTCCTATATGTATGTGATTTAAAGAAAATCGCTCCATTAGGAGGAGTGTCGACATCCGGCTCTCCGTTCAGTCACGGGAATTCGTTAAGAAAAAGTTTCTCTAGAGAAAGGCCGCCTGAATTAAAAAAGCATAC CCTAGATGTACGGACTATAGAAGAGGCAGACAAGTCTGGAACTGACCCAGAAGATGAAGCAACATTTGCAGATATACCCAATGTTACTGAATATCACGACGTCTTTCAACCAAATAGGTCAT TGTCTCGCACTCCACCTCCAGACCCTGAGGCTTTCCAGGAGCCTCAAGACGTAG ATCCTACACAACCACAGATACTACAAACTCTTTCTACCTCAATGTCAAATCTAAGTACGGTGGAGCCCGAAGAAGTTCCACCTATATCATCACCGTCATCTCCGCCTCCACCTGCGCCAACGTTATCATTGACGAAGCCAGTACCAGTGCGTGTTCAGCCAATCAAGTCATCACCACCCGTTCAGAGAAATTCGGTTACATCGACGAGCCAGACTAAGAACCTTCAAGCGAATAACGGCCTTGGCAGAGTGTCGAAGAACCTCGCGTCCATACCGCCTCTTAGACAGAGTATTACTCTTCTTCCTGGAAAAAAGATTAGTATTACCAGTGATGTAGGAACACTTCCACAACCCTTGGGTCCGCAGAGGTCGAACTCTACATTGACACCACGTGTGGCACCAATGGCTGCCGTTCTTCCAGTGATGGACGATGGAAAATTAAAGAATAGAGCACCTAGCCCAGATTCTCCCAAGCACTACTTAAAAAGGCAGAGTAGTTGTAGAGACGGGGAACAGGGTTACGAAAGCGATTATCCGGTACA AATTAATAGTATAAGGCACAGCCCCTCCGATCCTGCGTTAAACAGGCCAAATTCTGCGCAATCTAGATCGACCTCGCTGAACAGGAACTTTGCTACCTCAACGTCGCTGTCTGCGCGCAACGCTTCCACTACCACCACGACGTTTGCGATGAAGAAATCTAACAAAGCTCAAGTGCCCCCGAATCCTAAGGTAGATGTTCGAGCTACTCAATTGAGGCCAAACGTCGAAAACACGGAGAAAGAGGAATTTGTTCCCATCAGTGCTGACAAACCTTATGGCTTGGATGTCGAAACTTTCCTACCT aatcatttcgcgagatcgacTGCGTTTGGTTACCCACAAATGGGTGTTCTCAACGAAATGTCGGAGGCTGAAGTGCTTAACAGCATGATGCGAGGTCATGAATCGATGATGGCTGTACTTACAAACCGTCATCGTTCCTTGCAAATAATTTACTCTCTACTCCATCATAAGGATCTTAAG GCTGCCGTGGAATCTGCAGTGGCGATGAACGATCTTTCGGTTATCGTGGATTTGTTGGGCATATTGACCCTGAAACC gACAATGTGGAACCTGGATCTGTGTAACTCTCTACTCGGTCCAATCGCGGATCTCCTTCAAAGTAAATACGAAAT GTACATAACGGTTGGTTCCACGGCGTTGAGACTGATCCTGCGAAATTTTGCATCGGTGATAAAGTCCAATGTGGAAGCCCCTCTTCACACGATTGGCGTGGATGTGTCGCGAGAGGAACG ATACCACAAATGCATGTCCTGTTACGAGAAGCTCTCGACGATCAGAGGCATCCTCCTGAAGAAGCAGTCTACGCCTGGCAAGCTGGGCGCCTCGTTCCGTGAGCTGTCGGCGCTGGTGAGAAGCCTCGAGTGA
- the Kat80 gene encoding katanin p80 isoform X2: MASSTKRSWKLQDFVAHTSNVNCLALGHKSGRVLVTGGDDKKVNLWAVGKQNCIMSLSGHTTSIECVKFGQTEDLVCAGSQTGALKIWDLEHAKLARTLTGHKAGIRCMDFHPYGELLASGSLDTAIKLWDIRRKGCIFTYKGHNRMVNSLKFSPDGQWIASAGEEGMVKLWDLRAGRQLREFSEHRGPATTVEFHPHEFLLASGSADRTVHFWDLESFQLVSSTDLTHSSAIRCLYFSQGGECLFAGCHDVLKVYGWEPGRTLDSVPTGWAKVQDIAVAQNQLIGASFHTANVVLYVCDLKKIAPLGGVSTSGSPFSHGNSLRKSFSRERPPELKKHTLDVRTIEEADKSGTDPEDEATFADIPNVTEYHDVFQPNRSYPTQPQILQTLSTSMSNLSTVEPEEVPPISSPSSPPPPAPTLSLTKPVPVRVQPIKSSPPVQRNSVTSTSQTKNLQANNGLGRVSKNLASIPPLRQSITLLPGKKISITSDVGTLPQPLGPQRSNSTLTPRVAPMAAVLPVMDDGKLKNRAPSPDSPKHYLKRQSSCRDGEQGYESDYPVQINSIRHSPSDPALNRPNSAQSRSTSLNRNFATSTSLSARNASTTTTTFAMKKSNKAQVPPNPKVDVRATQLRPNVENTEKEEFVPISADKPYGLDVETFLPNHFARSTAFGYPQMGVLNEMSEAEVLNSMMRGHESMMAVLTNRHRSLQIIYSLLHHKDLKAAVESAVAMNDLSVIVDLLGILTLKPTMWNLDLCNSLLGPIADLLQSKYEMYITVGSTALRLILRNFASVIKSNVEAPLHTIGVDVSREERYHKCMSCYEKLSTIRGILLKKQSTPGKLGASFRELSALVRSLE; the protein is encoded by the exons ATGGCTTCGTCCACGAAGAGGTCATGGAAACTCC AGGATTTTGTTGCCCATACGTCCAACGTCAATTGCCTGGCATTAGGTCACAAGTCTGGACGTGTTTTGGTCACTGGCGGCGATGACAAGAAAGTGAATCTATGGGCAGTCGGGAAGCAGAATTGTATTATG AGCCTGAGCGGTCATACCACATCAATAGAATGTGTAAAATTTGGACAAACAGAGGATTTAGTATGTGCTGGCTCGCAAACTGGAGCTTTAAAAATTTGGGATTTGGAACATGCCAAATTAGCTCGCACATTAACAGGACACAAAGCAGGCATACGTTGTATGGATTTTCATCCTTATGGGGAGCTGTTGGCATCTGGTAGCTTAGACACTGCAATCAAATTGTGGGACATCAGGAGAAAAGGTTGTATCTTCACGTACAAAGGGCACAATAGGATGGTGAATAGTTTAAAATTTAGTCCTGATGGCCAGTGGATTGCCAGTGCAGGGGAAGAAGGAATGGTCAAG TTGTGGGATTTAAGAGCCGGTAGACAGCTTAGAGAATTCTCAGAACACAGAGGTCCAGCAACAACGGTAGAATTTCATCCTCATGAATTCTTATTAGCCAGTGGCAGTGCAGATAGAACAGTTCATTTTTGGGACTTGGAATCATTTCAACTTGTATCATCTACAGACCTGACTCACTCTTCAGCAATTCG GTGCCTCTATTTTAGTCAAGGTGGAGAATGTCTTTTTGCTGGTTGCCATGATGTGTTAAAAGTATATGGTTGGGAACCAGGTCGGACATTAGATTCTGTACCAACTGGCTGGGCAAAGGTACAGGATATAGCTGTGGCCCAGAACCAACTG ATTGGTGCAAGTTTTCATACTGCCAATGTTGTCCTATATGTATGTGATTTAAAGAAAATCGCTCCATTAGGAGGAGTGTCGACATCCGGCTCTCCGTTCAGTCACGGGAATTCGTTAAGAAAAAGTTTCTCTAGAGAAAGGCCGCCTGAATTAAAAAAGCATAC CCTAGATGTACGGACTATAGAAGAGGCAGACAAGTCTGGAACTGACCCAGAAGATGAAGCAACATTTGCAGATATACCCAATGTTACTGAATATCACGACGTCTTTCAACCAAATAGGTCAT ATCCTACACAACCACAGATACTACAAACTCTTTCTACCTCAATGTCAAATCTAAGTACGGTGGAGCCCGAAGAAGTTCCACCTATATCATCACCGTCATCTCCGCCTCCACCTGCGCCAACGTTATCATTGACGAAGCCAGTACCAGTGCGTGTTCAGCCAATCAAGTCATCACCACCCGTTCAGAGAAATTCGGTTACATCGACGAGCCAGACTAAGAACCTTCAAGCGAATAACGGCCTTGGCAGAGTGTCGAAGAACCTCGCGTCCATACCGCCTCTTAGACAGAGTATTACTCTTCTTCCTGGAAAAAAGATTAGTATTACCAGTGATGTAGGAACACTTCCACAACCCTTGGGTCCGCAGAGGTCGAACTCTACATTGACACCACGTGTGGCACCAATGGCTGCCGTTCTTCCAGTGATGGACGATGGAAAATTAAAGAATAGAGCACCTAGCCCAGATTCTCCCAAGCACTACTTAAAAAGGCAGAGTAGTTGTAGAGACGGGGAACAGGGTTACGAAAGCGATTATCCGGTACA AATTAATAGTATAAGGCACAGCCCCTCCGATCCTGCGTTAAACAGGCCAAATTCTGCGCAATCTAGATCGACCTCGCTGAACAGGAACTTTGCTACCTCAACGTCGCTGTCTGCGCGCAACGCTTCCACTACCACCACGACGTTTGCGATGAAGAAATCTAACAAAGCTCAAGTGCCCCCGAATCCTAAGGTAGATGTTCGAGCTACTCAATTGAGGCCAAACGTCGAAAACACGGAGAAAGAGGAATTTGTTCCCATCAGTGCTGACAAACCTTATGGCTTGGATGTCGAAACTTTCCTACCT aatcatttcgcgagatcgacTGCGTTTGGTTACCCACAAATGGGTGTTCTCAACGAAATGTCGGAGGCTGAAGTGCTTAACAGCATGATGCGAGGTCATGAATCGATGATGGCTGTACTTACAAACCGTCATCGTTCCTTGCAAATAATTTACTCTCTACTCCATCATAAGGATCTTAAG GCTGCCGTGGAATCTGCAGTGGCGATGAACGATCTTTCGGTTATCGTGGATTTGTTGGGCATATTGACCCTGAAACC gACAATGTGGAACCTGGATCTGTGTAACTCTCTACTCGGTCCAATCGCGGATCTCCTTCAAAGTAAATACGAAAT GTACATAACGGTTGGTTCCACGGCGTTGAGACTGATCCTGCGAAATTTTGCATCGGTGATAAAGTCCAATGTGGAAGCCCCTCTTCACACGATTGGCGTGGATGTGTCGCGAGAGGAACG ATACCACAAATGCATGTCCTGTTACGAGAAGCTCTCGACGATCAGAGGCATCCTCCTGAAGAAGCAGTCTACGCCTGGCAAGCTGGGCGCCTCGTTCCGTGAGCTGTCGGCGCTGGTGAGAAGCCTCGAGTGA